Proteins co-encoded in one Brassica oleracea var. oleracea cultivar TO1000 chromosome C4, BOL, whole genome shotgun sequence genomic window:
- the LOC106337919 gene encoding jacalin-related lectin 22-like: MNDGWTQLRPGDNVALRTLRICQDDCRITYLEFEYVKGGRSETRHHGVKGETLSEFVIDFPNEYIQSVEATNDKPKLFRNTVITSIKLETSKGRTSIFGYEVGKKFMLVKTGYSLVGFHGKEGEAIDALGAYFENVLTSPTPTASIPGIVDTWDDGDYDCVKKIQIGLYDEGVSFLKFEYIKGNELVSGDGHGKMTSLGAKEFVLEDGEYLTAVEVSYIAMAGTPYPKVASLRFKTNKRESALFGMDAGEKVLLGAKNHKITDSFDCCQSLKNRTSTVKARDFVFGQLIIAYFWVFH; this comes from the exons ATGAATGATGGTTG GACTCAGTTAAGGCCCGGCGATAATGTTGCTCTTAGGACGCTGCGTATTTGTCAAGATGATTGTCGTATCACTTATTTAGAGTTTGAATACGTGAAAGGTGGGAGGTCAGAGACACGTCACCATGGGGTGAAAGGAGAAACACTATCTGAG TTTGTGATTGATTTCCCGAATGAATACATCCAATCGGTGGAAGCAACCAATGATAAACCGAAGCTATTTCGTAATACCGTCATTACCTCGATTAAGTTGGAAACATCAAAGGGTAGAACATCAATCTTTGGCTATGAGGTGGGCAAGAAGTTTATGCTAGTGAAAACTGGCTATAGTCTTGTCGGATTCCATGGAAAGGAAGGTGAAGCTATTGATGCTCTTGGAGCTTATTTTGAAAATGTTCTAACGTCTCCTACTCCTACTGCATCGATTCCGGGGATAGTAGATACATGGGATGATGGTGACTACGACTGTGTAAAGAAGATACAAATAGGATTATATGACGAAGGTGTATCGTTTCTCAAGTTCGAATACATTAAAGGCAATGAACTGGTATCTGGTGATGGCCATGGGAAGATGACATCACTCGGAGCTAAAGAG TTTGTGCTTGAGGATGGTGAATACCTCACGGCCGTGGAAGTCTCCTACATAGCTATGGCGGGCACACCATATCCAAAGGTGGCTTCTCTTCGGTTCAAGACGAACAAACGAGAGTCAGCTCTGTTTGGAATGGATGCCGGTGAGAAGGTCTTGCTAGGGGCGAAAAATCACAAGATCACTGATAGCTTTGATTGTTGTCAAAGCCTTAAGAACAGAACATCAACAGTTAAAGCTCGAGACTTTGTTTTTGGGCAATTAATCATTGCCTATTTTTGGGTTTTTCATTGA
- the LOC106337918 gene encoding glutathione S-transferase T2-like, with protein MDSRNPYSQRSSYVALLNSQQENFRYGNFPSTVNFGASEIPPFSSQQSEAPAQPEATPVERRERRKWTPSDDEVLISAWLNTSKDAVVGNDQKTGTFWKRVGEYFPTSPYGRELCLKGEHLHCKQRWQKINDLTNKLCAAYAAAERQNCSVQNDNDVLKVSHDIFYSDHNLKFNVEHAWCVLRYEQKWINLNTPKASGSSKRKCGEGGSQSSSTTVGDHEIRPEGIKAAKARRNNAQGKALSDYKSMWELKMEDLAMKEKLSKLAILDTLLAKKKPLSETEEASYSYTQPSESEQYGLGSADSGYSQTEADILLYQAEISYNNAQRLQYPPQPEVKFGFPKTCYCGADPLVATSYTRNDPDRRYYTCENADDGECHVWKWWDVAVMEEMRAMQTQTGQLAEKVDFLTFLSDYETQLTHFKELHNDTEQKLVRLEQIVRDLAKKKSRFTHGFEFVVGVVVIVFVLIGLVLIFK; from the exons ATGGATTCAAGGAATCCATATAGTCAGCGTTCAAGTTATGTAGCCCTTCTTAACAGTCAACAAGAAAACTTTCGTTATGGAAATTTTCCTTCTACTGTGAACTTTGGAGCCTCAGAAATCCCTCCTTTCAGTTCCCAACAATCTGAGGCTCCAGCTCAACCTGAAGCCACACCAGTGGAGCGTCGGGAGAGAAGGAAATGGACCCCATCTGATGACGAGGTTCTAATCAGCGCCTGGCTAAACACATCTAAGGATGCTGTTGTAGGAAATGATCAAAAGACAGGGACCTTCTGGAAACGAGTAGGAGAATACTTCCCAACAAGCCCGTATGGTAGAGAGTTGTGTTTAAAGGGTGAGCATCTCCATTGTAAACAGAGGTGGCAGAAAATCAATGATCTGACGAACAAGTTATGTGCCGCATACGCTGCTGCAGAGAGACAAAATTGCAGCGTTCAGAATGACAATGACGTTTTAAAGGTGTCTCATGACATCTTCTACTCTGATCACAACTTGAAGTTTAACGTTGAGCATGCGTGGTGTGTGTTGAGGTATGAGCAGAAATGGATAAACCTGAACACTCCTAAAGCTAGTGGCAGTTCAAAGAGAAAATGTGGTGAGGGCGGTTCCCAATCTTCAAGCACCACTGTTGGTGACCATGAGATCCGGCCTGAAGGTATCAAGGCTGCAAAAGCAAGAAGGAATAATGCTCAAGGGAAGGCTCTTTCTGATTATAAGAGCATGTGGGAGCTGAAGATGGAAGATTTGGCGATGAAGGAGAAACTGTCAAAGCTGGCCATATTGGACACTCTCCTTGCTAAAAAGAAACCACTTAGTGAGACTGAAGAAGCT AGTTATAGCTATACACAACCTTCTGAGTCGGAGCAGTATGGTTTAGGCTCAGCAGACAGTGGCTACAGCCAAACAGAAGCTGATATTCTGCTGTACCAAGCTGAGATTAGCTACAATAATGCCCAGCGTCTTCAGTACCCTCCGCAACCTGAGGTTAAGTTTGGATTCCCGAAGACATGCTACTGTGGTGCTGACCCTCTTGTAGCAACATCGTACACAAGAAATGATCCAGACAGAAGATACTACACCTGTGAGAATGCTGACGACGGAGAGTGCCATGTTTGGAAATGGTGGGATGTGGCGGTTATGGAGGAGATGAGAGCGATGCAAACACAGACCGGGCAGCTGGCTGAAAAGGTAGATTTCCTAACCTTCTTGAGTGACTATGAGACACAACTTACCCACTTTAAGGAACTCCATAATGACACTGAGCAGAAGCTGGTTAGACTTGAGCAGATAGTGCGTGATTTAGCTAAGAAGAAATCAAGGTTTACGCATGGCTTTGAATTCGTTGTTGGTGTAGTGGTTATTGTGTTTGTTCTAATAGGTTTGGTCCTCATTTTTAAGTAA